The Glycine soja cultivar W05 chromosome 15, ASM419377v2, whole genome shotgun sequence region ACttctaactttattttattttggatttatttgtaattaaagtaCATTATACTATAGTATTATCGAtctgtaattttttgtttataagtgtTAGTGGTATATATTTTGAGGGAATTGGAACATCCTAAACACATTTGTggaaaatttttgtttataactaCTCTTGGTGCACGACATATTTTGTTTAGAACTCTTAGtgatatattaatttgtgtaattttttttataagtcttggtggtaaattttataaatttagctTATTTTATGAGTTTTATACAAATTTCAATGATAAGCTGACATGTGAATAGTTATaggttatatattaaaaaaacaaatatgatatcaaaaaaatccaaaaaacgaCATCtgtttttagaaaaatcgatgttttCAGTACACAACATCTATTACTATAAAAACCAATATTATTGTTTactgacaacatcggttttttttaaaaccgatgttggtgagaacaaaataacattgattttttaaaaatcgatgttgtttttgcgtaaaacaacatcggtttttaaagaaccgatgttaatgttaatACTTTGACATCGGTAGTTTCAGTATcgattaataaccgatgttaaaagttctaaataaccgatgtaaaaaatcTATTTCTAGTAGTAGTGTAATTTGGTTGTTCGAGTTTTGGTATGGTATAGAGTGTGGGGTATAATGGAGGTTCATACAAGTTGGTCGTAGTTAGGACTACTCTTTGACTAGGTTTTCCCctctttatgtatttattttacgTTGATCTAGGCTCGAttctttttgtattaattttgtcCTATTACTTTATCGGTAATactcaattttgttttattgtggGCTACAATCATGTTACACTTTCTCTAGCCATAGGTTATCTTATGCACAATTATCATTAcacatacttttttatatattttggtgGTCACAGAGGCTTGCcttatatttatctcttttgCGAAATGTGTGTGGTTTTGTTTGTATACAAGATTTATATTGTTTATGATGTATGCGATGATGTCTTGTAAATGTTTTTTTGAGAATGTTTGATTATATGGGAAAGTTTTAATTATTCGAGTTTTTAATATTGTGGTTTGATGCATTGCAAGTTATCTTTCGTATTTTAAAGTTCCTTTGAGAATGATGTAAGTTTAATTGTGACTacctatttaaaatatataaaagttgaaCTCCTTACTATTAAGCTGCTATGTCAGCACAATTGATGATTTTGGATgaaggagagaattcttcttttgggtctatcacttctcttttccttctctcttcttcaATGTTACTCACAACATTACAAAATTGTATAccaaaagagtaaatatattaTCCTTTctatatcattaattataaattttgtttaaataacaattttgtataattcattaatatatatttctttacacaataaaatgtaatataaaatattatattttccaACTCcctttttaattggttattttcataaatgaagTTATTAATGCTACTTTGCAGACAAACATAACCtccaaaaaaatatgtttcttttctatatatatgtataattcagcaaaaaaatatggataattagataaatagatggttaaattgtatttaatgtttACATTAAACGTTTGTCATATGTTATTTCACTatggaaattgaaattatttttctaaatataatttttatattaagttatatatatataatctttaaaataaaaattgatccatAATTTCCTatctctatatttttatattagcatgtttatttaattttatatttatttatttatttgagatgtttttttttactatcttAAGTATGGTTTTCAATttcacttatttaataaataaataattgtaattcAATTAAGTCTATATCATACTTTTTCtgcttataatatttattttatattttatttactataataattttaataatttactaacaattatttttttttaaaaaaaatagagcaacatcaaataaaaaaactatcttTTTCAAGTTCTGTCAACATTGATCTTGAtaggaaaatgtaaaaaaaaagaagatctTTGTCATGCATAATGTCCATGAAATGGGTATCAGAATCACAATTCATGCAACAATCAATGAAATCGACGATACGTTTGAAATTATGTTGCATGTGAGAAATGCCAAAAGAaagttacaaaagagaaaaatcaatACACTTGTAGAGAATGTAAACAGTCATCCAATTATATAATAACAAGgtttaatatttgtatataatgaattattttttataacataattaaataaatattacaattCTTAAAATCTTTTTAGGTTCAAGATACAATTGAAAGTCTCTGATGATACTGGTATAACAATATTCACAATATTTGATCGAGATGCATAACAAATTCAAAACACAATAGCATCTGAACTCCTTCACACCCAAGATGTAAAATATGGCTGACATACCCCCAATGTTGTATACCCTTTGCAAAcacacttttaattttgaaatcaagCTCACAACTTGAAGGAAGGGTTTCAAACCTATACCATCATAATGACTTTtatccaacaaaatatcatttagcATGATCCTCTCCTCAAAGAAATTAAACAGGTaaccatatttataatttatttaaatttttgtccactaattaatatttttattaaaaaaaggagTCCACTTCACCCCAACAAACAACATCAAATGAGTGAGATGGAGAACTAATTATAAGTCAAAGCCCAAAGCTATAAGCATCCAACTAGTTAAAAGGTGCATCTTCATCATTTAATGAAAAAGTTTATGAAATCTCACAAAAGTCCATTAAGAAAAAAGGCTAATAAATAAGTTGTCACGGGACGAAGTTCAAAGCTACAAGCATCCGAGAAGTCAAAAtatgcatcttcatcatcaaatgaattttattgaaTCTCAAAAAGTTCattaaggagaaagatgaataaacaaattgttttgacatcaaagtttaaaaagaagcacaaaaaagaaaataatattaaacatcAGGTCACcagcaaaaggaaataaatacaaaaattctatttaaatgaaaaatttttGGTGTTTTATTCGCATCACTTTTTTGTGCTTTATCATTATGATtgactatttttctttcattaaatatatttttttttaattattttattatgtcaatttcactttattcttATATTGTTCTTACAAAAATTTATACACAACCCTTACTTTTATCTTCATGTTTTTCAACTTTAGTTGAGTGGTCAGCCtccaattttgaaatatttccttataaatataatgataaagaaaaaatatcttgatttatatgtaatttttttatctcctttaacaaaaaataaaataaaatatcattgatagttatacttttaaatttgatttatcaaataaataatttatttaaatatttcttaaatgaTTTACAAATCTGCACAATGCGTGAATATTTGTCTAGTTTGAGTAAACACGCAATCATAGTTTGTTTTTGTGTATGACTGTTATTAATATTGTATTGAATGTCATTAATGTACTATTGATGTAAATTTATCGTATGATAAAGctatcaaaataaacaaatttatattctttacCTTCCCGGAGTACACTCTAAGgggatttttatattatatagattcatatatatatacttttaagaTTAAGAAAACGAATCAGCTAAATTAACATCTTTAACtagtaagtaaaaaaaaatcaaacaaacaaggaaaacaaagaagttcaacaaaaaaatatcaaattatcaatGGAAAGAGAGGGATTTGAACCCTTGGTACAAAAATTTGTACAACGGATTAGCAATTCGACGCTTTAGTCCACTCAACCATCTCTCCCCAATTGAAAAATAGAATTACTTTGCTTATGTTATATCACATAAACAAGAAGAGCAAAAAATGGAACTTGAATAAAAAAGActtctttttatcttattttttatcttatctcttttctttctatttgatttcgattcattattatattctacattattcaattttttagtttcctaaaaaatattttacttcataaaatattatttatttaatacacttatcatagaataaaatttaataatattattaaatgttccttaattactcatttctaataattttacatttttctaaGATACCgaaaagatttaaataaaaaatacaaaattaatcccATGCACAATTTTGTTTGCCTCTGCATCGTAGGGTCACAACTGAGTTCAAATAAGTAAACATaactttgataaaataaaatttaaataataatattcatgCTATAATCGAatggaaaggaaagaaaagatgggGAAAACCAtgaataacaaacaaaaaagtgtctacttggaaaaaaaatgaaaaggaacaGGAGTAAAAGGTTggcttcaaaaagaaaaaatctaaaattttctttctttttagacTTTTTCccgaattcaaaatttaatttttttttattattttctttttgttactcCAAACAAGTCTTAAATGTATTTATggagagaaaatattaaaagagagAAAGTATTAAATATGATAGGAAATGTAATAGATAAAATGAAAGACACAATAAATGTGCACATTTAATGATTCTAAAAAGAAATTGCAGTTTGTCTTTTGCTGGTATAAACAGACACACGTCATTGCATTTTTAGAGAATTGCTCAACACACATATATTGACCATTGGACTGCGAAGATAGGGTGCAATTGGGCAACAAGGATCAGGGAAGAGAACCAACAAGATACTAGTCATCTGAGAGCACGCAGAGTAAGGGGAAGGAAGAAGAGCTAAGGAGCATTTGAAGTACAAAGGTGAGttctttaattgtgtttttaattttcattattgttGCAACTGAGTTATCAATATTACAATTCAATTTGGGGTCTTGTGGATCTATCACTTAGTAATCCAAATCTGAAACAATAAAGGGTTATTGAACGTAATGTTTCAAATTCATGGGGTTAAATttgtaatatgtataaaaacaCGGAGAGGGCATATGTGTAATTATGTAATCAAGGGTAATTCTcggtttcaattttcaaatctaAAGATGAAATCGATACGGGTGTGGTTGTCACAGAAATGGTTTTAAGCAAATCGAAAGAGTTTCTGTGTAAGTTGAGTAAAATATAGGAGATAGCATTGTATACATGATGGAAATGAAGGATGTTACTGCctacattcattttctttgtatatAGACCTATCTTAAGACGAAAAATTTAGGTAAgacccttaatttttttattttttttttacatgtgacCCTTAGAAGTTAACGTCTATCTTTGTTCATAAATATTGGTTAGTAAGAGAAAACATTTCTATAGAGAGTgtattgttaatatatttttctttcaaacaaTACATGCTCATTTATCCTATCagttttttctccttttatatTGCTTTTGAAACCAAAGAACGTATAAAAGAATAAGTACTGAATTTTTGtcagaaattgatttttttttccaatgtttGTCACTTAGCATCAATGGCTAGCAGTTCAGATGAGAGGTATGTTTGGCCTTGGACAGGCATTGTTGCCAACATATTTGGGAAGCCAAAGCATGAACCAGTGGAGTGTGATAGCATGTATTGGCTGAGAAAGTTTGAACAATACAAACCCGAAGAGGCTTATGTTTTGCATTGTGCAGAAGATCCAACAGGGTACGTTGTGCTGGAATTTGGTACAGAATGGATTGGGTTCACACAAATGATGAAGTTAGATACAGATTTTCTTGTTGATCATCATGGAAAAAAGGATTATTATGAGTCAAGGAAAATGGGTTATTCGTCAGGCTTATTTGGTTGGTGTGCACAGGCAGAAGATTACAACTCAGAAGGGCTTGTTGGAAATTTTCTCCGTCAGAAAGCTGAGCTGAAAACAACCTCTATGGTTGCACAAGAGTCATTGAATGAAAAAACTGAAACTCTGGATCATTTGTATGGGGAAATAGGCTCTGTAAACAAAAAGATTAGTGAGATGGAATCGAAGTACATTGAGGACTACATGTCATTGGATAAAATGATGAAAGAGATTGAGAAGAAGAGAGACTTGCTTCACCAGACTTGTGCTGAAGGTTTGTAACCCTATTAATGAaagaaactttaattttaattaattattttaaaagttaatagatTCGATGGATCAAATCTAACTAACTATTTTGATCAAACATGATTAGAACTAGCTGTAACTATAGGTGGATCCAAATGCGC contains the following coding sequences:
- the LOC114386054 gene encoding factor of DNA methylation 1-like, whose product is MASSSDERYVWPWTGIVANIFGKPKHEPVECDSMYWLRKFEQYKPEEAYVLHCAEDPTGYVVLEFGTEWIGFTQMMKLDTDFLVDHHGKKDYYESRKMGYSSGLFGWCAQAEDYNSEGLVGNFLRQKAELKTTSMVAQESLNEKTETLDHLYGEIGSVNKKISEMESKYIEDYMSLDKMMKEIEKKRDLLHQTCAEDDHVNCAPVLKSIVMRGREITYKAMEKNKKLQQEIDTMNDELDRWCQQLIEQEKSTIQQRRKFEEEKKSQMESLILATEKLIKARSDVLSLLEKHQVC